The genomic region GGATTGACCGCTCCCGGAAAAGAGCCCGGGGGAAAGCATATAGGGAGAAGCGCGCGTTGACAACGTGGCAATGCCACAGCGCGAAGGACGCCGCGGGGAAGATGTCGGCGCCGGAGCCGGTGAAGCAGCGTGGAGCGCGGCTGTTCGAGCTGCGCCGGAAAGAGATGAGGGAAAGATAATTAAGGTGACAGGCTTGATTTTTCACGCAGGTCGGCTTTATTTTTATCTTGTCAATCCACCCACAAAAGCACAGGTGAGCATATGCGCCTTTCACTTTACCTGGAACATGGAGAGCAGTTTTCTCGGGCCGCCCTGAAACTGCCGGTACGCACTCCCATAGACATTGAGTCGACCCTTTTGAACTGCTTCATCGAGGTGTTGCCGGTAGCGGCGTCGCACTACGTGGGGCCGGACCACCTTCCGGGGATAGAATTTCCGCATCCTGAGATGCGGGTGGTATTCCAGCTGAAGGAGCATCCGCAGGTTGCGGCGATCTACTCCATCGACGTCTTTGTCACCGATGCGACCCTGAGCCTGGTGAGCCATGCCCAGGGGCACACCCACGTCGAGATCAACCGCAGGTCCGCCCATATCGAGCGGCTGATCGCCAACAAGCAGAACGGGCTCCTGGAGCTGATCGGCTGCAGCCACACGCTGTTGATCGACAGGCTGTCGCAGGCCTTTCTCGATCTGCGCGGCGCCTATCTAAATGCACTGAACGAAGAGGGGTGCCTCCCAGTCCCGCACCACTACTAATTGGCTCCTCCCCCCAGCGGGGGGAGGTTTCCTCAGATTTTCTCCTTGCCAGCGGTTTCGACTGTCAGATGCAGCCCCTTTACCTCCACCACCCGCACCCTCTCCCCCGCCCGGATAGTTTCGCCGCTCACCGCGTTCCAGTACTCGCCGCGCACCAGCACCCTCCCCTCGGGGTCTATGTCGCTGTCCGCCACCCCCTCCTCACCGAGCATCCCCTCCGCGCCGGTGATCGGCTTTTCCCGGTGCGCCTGCACCACCTTGGCTACGACAACGATGAAGAACCCTGCGGTGAGGAGCACGGTCGAGATGAGGACGCTCCAGGAAAGGCGCAGGTACGGCTCCGGCGAGGGGAAGAGCATGAGCGAGCCGAGCACCATGGAAACAATCCCCCCGACCGCGAGCATCCCATAGGAAACCACCTTGATCTCGGCGATGAAGAGGACGATGGCGAGCAGGATCAGGGCGATGCCGGCGTAGTTTACCGGCAGGGTCTGCAGGGCGAAGAACGAGAGGAGCAAGGAGATCCCCCCGATCACCCCCGGCAGGATCACCCCAGGGTTGGAGAGCTCGAAAAAAAGCCCGGCGATCCCGAGTAGCATCAGCATATAGGCGACATCCGGGTTACTGATGGCGTCGAGGATCTTGTCCCGGGTCCCCATCTCGTAGCTTTTCACCCGCGCCCCGGAAAGGTGCAGCACCGCCTCCTTCCCCCCCCGGAGCACCTTGCGCCCTTCCAGCTTCTCCAAAAGTTCCTGCCGGTTCCCGGCAACCAGGTCGATCACCCCCTGCTGCAGTGCCGCCTCAGAGGTGAGCGAGATGCTCTCGCGCACCATGCGCCGGGCGAGCTCCACGTTGCGGCCGCGCTTTTTCGCGATGCTGTCGACATACGCCTCGGCGTCATTGACCACCTTCGACTCCATCACCTGGTCCGGCTTGCCGCCACCGAGCCCCACCGGGTGCGCGGCGCCGATGTTGGTGCCCGGGGCCATGGCCAGGATGTCCGCCGACAGCCCTATCACCGCCCCGGCCGAAGCGGCCCGGGCTCCTGAAGGGGTGACGTAGACCGCGACCGGAACCGGGCTCGCGAAGATGGCCTGCACCGCGTCGCGCATCGCCGTGTCGAGCCCCCCAGGGGTGTCCATCTCGACCAGAAGGAGCTGGTCACCGCGTCTTCCCGCCGCCTCCAGGCTCTGCTTCAGGAACCCGGAGGTGACCGGGTTGATCGGGCCGCGCACCGAGATCACCGCCACCCGGGGCTCATCCCCGAAAAGCCGCATCGGCAGCACCAGCCCCAGAACCAGCAACAACAGGAGTAGATGTCTCATCACGGACCTCCACGCGCTACCCTCTCACCCTCGGGGAGCGGGTCATCATCGCCTAAAAGCGGCGCCTTGGGATCGTAGCTGAAATCCCCCAGGATCACGCGGTCGATGCCGCGCAGGGAGGAGAGAGCGGTTGAAACGGTGAGCGAATCGGCATCCGCCTCGGTCACCACCGCCAGCGCCCGGGTCTCGGCGAGATGGTTGAGGCCGATGACGGTACCCGCCTCGGGCGGGGTGAAAACGGGGTGCACCGGTGCGCCACGGTGCAAAAAGACGAGCCTGCGCGTGGCGATCATCGTTTCCCGCGCGCCTTCAAGGTGCGCCGCCAGCCTCGCCTGCCGGCGCCGTATGCGCTGCACCGGGCTGCGGCGCAGCACGTGGTCAGAGGGAGGGAGCCGGACGATCTCGACCCTGTCTGGCACCGCACGCAGGATGGGATCGAGCTCGGAGCCGCCGGTAACGGCAACCACGAGTTCAGGGGCGACGGCGCGGATCTTGGCGAGCTTCAGCGCCACTCCCAGCGGACCGTCCACCAGTCCGGTGCTGTCAACGAGGGTAAGTGGGGCTTCCTGGCGCGAGTCGAGCACCATCCTGCCGGTCTCGGCGGCAAGCAGCGAAAGGATGGGAGCGGGGGTGACGGAGCCGAGAAAGGAGAGATGCTCCCAGCGAAGCGGGCCCTCTTCGGGAGCGGCGCGGAAGCTGCGCCGGCTCACCGCGCCGGGGAGCCCAAGAGAGGACTGCCCGACGTCGGCGTCGACGAGCGCCACCGGGTGGCCGGCTTGGCAGAGTTGCGTCAGCAGGTACCGGATCAACGTGGTCTTGCCGGAATCGCTTCGCCCCAGGAAGAACGCGCTCCCCTTGAGCGAGGCCAGCCGCTTCAGGAGTTCCTCCCACCCGGGACTGGGGACGATGGTCATGGCGCGCTCCGTGGCTGGCGGCTCTGGCCTTGAGTATCAGGGCTGAGCCGACAGCGTAGACGGCTGCTGATCCGGGTAAAGCTTGGCGATCTGTTGGAAGGAATCCAGGCAGCACTCGAACAGCACCTCAACCAGCTCCGGGTCGAACTGCTTGCCCGCCTCTTCCCTTATGGTGTCCAGGACCTTTTCATGGTCCCAGGCCTCCTTGTAGCACCTGCTGCAGGAGAGCGCGTCGTAGACGTCGGCTATGGCGACGACCCTGCCGAAGAGGGGGATCTCCGCCCCCCGCTTGCCGCGAGCCCCCCCCTGCCCCGTCTCGAACCCCGGCAGCGGCTGGCGCGTGCGCGGGTCGATGTGCCCGGGATACCCCTTACCGTCCCACCTCTCGTGGTGGTTCATGATCACCACCGCGGCCGACTCGTCGAAATCCGAGTAGATGTCGCTGAAAAGGTCGGCGCCGTAGACGGTGTGCAGCTTCATGGCGTCGAATTCCTCCGGGGTGAAGCGCCCGGGCTTCTTCAGGATGGTGTCCGAGATCGCGACCTTACCCACATCGTGCAGCATGGCCGCCATGCGCAGCACGTCGCGGTTCTTGTCGATCTCCTGCTGCGGCAGTCGTTTTCTCGTGGCCCAGGCCTCGTAGAGCGCGACGGCGTAAGAGGCTACCCGGTTCACGTGCGGGCCGGTCTCCTTCGGGTCGCGCATCTCGGCCATGCGGTTCATCCTCAGGATGATCTCGCGGGTCATCTTGGCCCTTTCCACGGCGTTGGCCGCGGAGTTGGCGAAATAGGTGATGATGTCGTCGTTGTTGCCGGAAAAGGGGATCACGCTCCCGTCGCGGTCCATGGCGTTGATCAACTGCAATACGCCTATCACGTCGTCCCGGTGGTTCTTGAGAGGGACGGTGAGCATGGAGCGGGTACGGTAGCCGGTCATCTCGTCGTAGTGGCTGTTGAAGGAGAAG from Citrifermentans bremense harbors:
- a CDS encoding Clp1/GlmU family protein, coding for MTIVPSPGWEELLKRLASLKGSAFFLGRSDSGKTTLIRYLLTQLCQAGHPVALVDADVGQSSLGLPGAVSRRSFRAAPEEGPLRWEHLSFLGSVTPAPILSLLAAETGRMVLDSRQEAPLTLVDSTGLVDGPLGVALKLAKIRAVAPELVVAVTGGSELDPILRAVPDRVEIVRLPPSDHVLRRSPVQRIRRRQARLAAHLEGARETMIATRRLVFLHRGAPVHPVFTPPEAGTVIGLNHLAETRALAVVTEADADSLTVSTALSSLRGIDRVILGDFSYDPKAPLLGDDDPLPEGERVARGGP
- a CDS encoding NfeD family protein, producing the protein MRHLLLLLLVLGLVLPMRLFGDEPRVAVISVRGPINPVTSGFLKQSLEAAGRRGDQLLLVEMDTPGGLDTAMRDAVQAIFASPVPVAVYVTPSGARAASAGAVIGLSADILAMAPGTNIGAAHPVGLGGGKPDQVMESKVVNDAEAYVDSIAKKRGRNVELARRMVRESISLTSEAALQQGVIDLVAGNRQELLEKLEGRKVLRGGKEAVLHLSGARVKSYEMGTRDKILDAISNPDVAYMLMLLGIAGLFFELSNPGVILPGVIGGISLLLSFFALQTLPVNYAGIALILLAIVLFIAEIKVVSYGMLAVGGIVSMVLGSLMLFPSPEPYLRLSWSVLISTVLLTAGFFIVVVAKVVQAHREKPITGAEGMLGEEGVADSDIDPEGRVLVRGEYWNAVSGETIRAGERVRVVEVKGLHLTVETAGKEKI
- a CDS encoding HD domain-containing phosphohydrolase; translated protein: MGGPDSKLIKALHLGLEISQIKDIDLLLEKILTEARSFTNCDAGSIYVKEGDLLRFSHAQNDTMQRRLPVGRKLPYATFTVPISTSSIAGYVSLNGSILNIPDVSCIDPVYPFSFNSHYDEMTGYRTRSMLTVPLKNHRDDVIGVLQLINAMDRDGSVIPFSGNNDDIITYFANSAANAVERAKMTREIILRMNRMAEMRDPKETGPHVNRVASYAVALYEAWATRKRLPQQEIDKNRDVLRMAAMLHDVGKVAISDTILKKPGRFTPEEFDAMKLHTVYGADLFSDIYSDFDESAAVVIMNHHERWDGKGYPGHIDPRTRQPLPGFETGQGGARGKRGAEIPLFGRVVAIADVYDALSCSRCYKEAWDHEKVLDTIREEAGKQFDPELVEVLFECCLDSFQQIAKLYPDQQPSTLSAQP